One region of Eulemur rufifrons isolate Redbay chromosome 1, OSU_ERuf_1, whole genome shotgun sequence genomic DNA includes:
- the C1QL2 gene encoding complement C1q-like protein 2 isoform X1, with the protein MALGLLIAVPLLLQAAPPGAAHYEMMGTCRMICDPYSAAPGGGPAGAKAPPPGPSTAALEVMQDLSANPPPPFIQGPKGDPGRPGKPGPRGPPGEPGPPGPRGPPGEKGDAGRPGLPGLQLTAGAAGGVGVVGGGAGGGGDSEGEVTSALSAAFSGPKIAFYVGLKSPHEGYEVLKFDDVVTNLGNHYDPTTGKFSCQVRGIYFFTYHILMRGGDGTSMWADLCKNGQVRASAIAQDADQNYDYASNSVVLHLDSGDEVYVKLDGGKAHGGNNNKYSTFSGFLLYPD; encoded by the exons ATGGCGCTCGGGCTGCTCATCGCAGTGCCTCTGCTGCTGCAGGCGGCGCCCCCCGGCGCGGCGCACTACGAGATGATGGGCACCTGCCGCATGATCTGCGACCCATACAGCGCCGCACCCGGAGGGGGGCCCGCAGGCGCCAAGGCGCCGCCGCCAGGACCCAGCACCGCTGCTCTGGAAGTCATGCAGGACCTCAGTGCCAACCCTCCGCCTCCCTTCATCCAGGGACCCAAGGGCGATCCGGGGAGACCGGGCAAGCCAGGACCGCGGGGTCCCCCTGGAGAGCCGGGCCCTCCTGGACCCCGGGGCCCTCCGGGGGAGAAGGGTGACGCAGGGCGGCCGGGGTTGCCCGGGCTGCAGCTGACGGCTGGCGCGGCCGGCGGCGTCGGGGTGGTGGGCGGCGgagccggcggcggcggcgactccgAGGGCGAAGTGACCAGTGCATTGAGCGCCGCCTTCAGCGGCCCCAAGATCGCCTTCTACGTGGGTCTCAAGAGCCCCCACGAAGGCTACGAGGTGCTCAAGTTCGACGACGTGGTCACCAATCTCGGCAATCACTACGACCCTACCACCGGCAAGTTCAGCTGCCAGGTGCGCGGCATCTACTTCTTCACCTACCACATCCTCATGCGTGGCGGCGACGGTACCAGCATGTGGGCGGACCTCTGCAAGAACGGGCAG GTCCGGGCCAGCGCCATCGCGCAGGACGCCGACCAGAACTACGACTATGCCAGTAACAGCGTGGTGCTGCACCTCGATTCAGGGGACGAAGTGTACGTGAAACTGGATGGCGGCAAGGCGCATGGAGGCAACAACAACAAGTACAGCACGTTCTCGGGCTTTCTTCTGTACCCGGATTAG
- the C1QL2 gene encoding complement C1q-like protein 2 isoform X2, whose product MALGLLIAVPLLLQAAPPGAAHYEMMGTCRMICDPYSAAPGGGPAGAKAPPPGPSTAALEVMQDLSANPPPPFIQGPKGDPGRPGKPGPRGPPGEPGPPGPRGPPGEKGDAGRPGLPGLQLTAGAAGGGEVTSALSAAFSGPKIAFYVGLKSPHEGYEVLKFDDVVTNLGNHYDPTTGKFSCQVRGIYFFTYHILMRGGDGTSMWADLCKNGQVRASAIAQDADQNYDYASNSVVLHLDSGDEVYVKLDGGKAHGGNNNKYSTFSGFLLYPD is encoded by the exons ATGGCGCTCGGGCTGCTCATCGCAGTGCCTCTGCTGCTGCAGGCGGCGCCCCCCGGCGCGGCGCACTACGAGATGATGGGCACCTGCCGCATGATCTGCGACCCATACAGCGCCGCACCCGGAGGGGGGCCCGCAGGCGCCAAGGCGCCGCCGCCAGGACCCAGCACCGCTGCTCTGGAAGTCATGCAGGACCTCAGTGCCAACCCTCCGCCTCCCTTCATCCAGGGACCCAAGGGCGATCCGGGGAGACCGGGCAAGCCAGGACCGCGGGGTCCCCCTGGAGAGCCGGGCCCTCCTGGACCCCGGGGCCCTCCGGGGGAGAAGGGTGACGCAGGGCGGCCGGGGTTGCCCGGGCTGCAGCTGACGGCTGGCGCGGCCGGCGGC GGCGAAGTGACCAGTGCATTGAGCGCCGCCTTCAGCGGCCCCAAGATCGCCTTCTACGTGGGTCTCAAGAGCCCCCACGAAGGCTACGAGGTGCTCAAGTTCGACGACGTGGTCACCAATCTCGGCAATCACTACGACCCTACCACCGGCAAGTTCAGCTGCCAGGTGCGCGGCATCTACTTCTTCACCTACCACATCCTCATGCGTGGCGGCGACGGTACCAGCATGTGGGCGGACCTCTGCAAGAACGGGCAG GTCCGGGCCAGCGCCATCGCGCAGGACGCCGACCAGAACTACGACTATGCCAGTAACAGCGTGGTGCTGCACCTCGATTCAGGGGACGAAGTGTACGTGAAACTGGATGGCGGCAAGGCGCATGGAGGCAACAACAACAAGTACAGCACGTTCTCGGGCTTTCTTCTGTACCCGGATTAG